A region of Thermococcus piezophilus DNA encodes the following proteins:
- a CDS encoding nickel-dependent hydrogenase large subunit, translating to MSEITLNKVCRIAGEAKLVLYEENGTVQDALFIATAPIRGFEKLVVGKNPLFAVEAVMRICGLCHASHGIAMSEAIENAIGIIPPRNGILMREALGLVNRIQSHMLEFLMVAGDLLIEEKREEVLFQLMDFHAKISDYLLKMGGAATHPPNLTVGGMFSVPKWSVFNNLKARLPKLTGQWEEIAHLLTDEDIQTEVADELREKKAENNYLVSSLFYGDRFNINAERIETMPYYEYRTDNPHSKESTTLIAFYGGEKVEAGPRARMKVYREFTDSSLYGLHTARVQDTTLALIRLEEILDSIKMDEPFRTKNIVFGPGKGVGVYEAPRGTLIHLIELGDEGRVVSSKIIVPTMFNIPVMEEMAKGLSVKAAEAVMRLYDPCIPCTTHVVKLGG from the coding sequence TTGAGTGAGATTACCCTCAACAAAGTGTGTCGAATCGCCGGTGAGGCGAAGCTCGTGCTGTATGAGGAAAATGGAACAGTTCAAGATGCACTCTTCATCGCCACTGCCCCAATTAGGGGATTTGAGAAGCTTGTAGTAGGCAAAAATCCACTTTTCGCGGTCGAAGCTGTCATGAGAATCTGCGGTCTCTGTCATGCGTCCCACGGTATAGCGATGAGCGAGGCCATAGAAAATGCCATTGGGATAATACCACCAAGAAACGGAATACTGATGAGAGAAGCCCTCGGCCTCGTGAACAGGATTCAGAGCCACATGCTCGAGTTCCTCATGGTTGCTGGGGACCTGCTAATCGAGGAGAAAAGGGAGGAAGTTCTGTTCCAGCTCATGGACTTCCACGCCAAGATCAGCGACTACCTTCTCAAGATGGGAGGCGCAGCAACACATCCCCCAAACCTCACCGTGGGAGGAATGTTCTCTGTCCCTAAGTGGAGCGTCTTCAACAACCTCAAGGCACGCCTTCCAAAGCTAACCGGGCAGTGGGAAGAAATAGCACATTTGCTGACCGATGAGGACATCCAGACAGAAGTTGCTGATGAACTCAGGGAGAAGAAAGCGGAAAACAACTACCTGGTAAGCAGTCTGTTCTACGGGGACAGGTTCAACATAAACGCCGAGAGAATTGAGACAATGCCCTATTATGAATACAGAACGGACAACCCCCACTCAAAGGAGTCCACCACACTCATAGCCTTCTACGGTGGGGAAAAGGTTGAAGCTGGCCCAAGGGCAAGGATGAAAGTTTACCGGGAGTTTACAGATTCTTCCCTCTATGGCCTTCACACCGCGAGGGTTCAGGATACAACGCTGGCACTCATTAGGCTTGAAGAAATCCTTGACAGCATAAAGATGGACGAGCCGTTCAGAACGAAGAACATAGTTTTCGGGCCAGGCAAGGGTGTTGGAGTCTACGAGGCACCAAGGGGAACACTCATCCACTTGATCGAACTTGGAGACGAGGGTAGGGTGGTTTCTTCCAAGATAATCGTTCCCACAATGTTCAACATTCCCGTGATGGAGGAGATGGCAAAAGGTCTGAGCGTTAAAGCGGCCGAGGCCGTTATGCGCCTATATGACCCATGTATTCCATGTACGACCCACGTTGTGAAGTTGGGGGGATGA
- a CDS encoding TRAM domain-containing protein, whose amino-acid sequence MYGNGFDGGYEAPVKVGERYRVKIEGLGKGGDGIAKIKGFVIFVPNTQVGDEVEIVINSVKRKFAFGEVI is encoded by the coding sequence ATGTATGGAAATGGATTTGACGGTGGCTACGAAGCCCCTGTTAAGGTTGGAGAAAGGTATAGAGTTAAGATCGAGGGCCTTGGAAAAGGTGGCGATGGTATCGCCAAGATAAAGGGCTTCGTTATCTTCGTCCCGAACACTCAGGTCGGCGACGAGGTTGAGATCGTCATAAACTCAGTCAAGAGAAAGTTCGCTTTTGGAGAAGTTATTTGA
- a CDS encoding tRNA (N(6)-L-threonylcarbamoyladenosine(37)-C(2))-methylthiotransferase: MIKVHVETYGCTRNKADAEIMEAILLRAGYGLVETPESADYVVVNTCAVKDPTEKHMRERIKTLLDSGKRVIVTGCLTHVNPDIIDPRVSGILGVKSIDRIAEAIDLAERDGKLVSVEGWRERSLDKLGLPRLWRSGVAFVVPISEGCLNACTYCATRFARGVLTSYKPELVVKWVKDALERGYREIQLSSEDTGCYGFDIGTNLAELLDEITSIEGQFRIRVGMMNPNHAINFLDELIEAYQDKKVYKFLHLPVQSGDNEVLRRMGRTYTVEEFEEIVNEFRRKIPGLNLNTDIIVGFPGETEEAFQNTVELIKMVRPDKINVSRYSPRPGTVAAKWKQLPGWKVKERSRLLHRLRLQIAYEINQNYVGREIEVLIHGEGKKGGVEGRTFNYKDIILDGGAPGELTNARVTWAGSTYLKGAVLY, from the coding sequence ATGATAAAGGTTCACGTTGAGACCTACGGCTGCACCAGGAATAAAGCGGACGCCGAAATAATGGAGGCAATCCTCCTTAGAGCGGGCTATGGGTTAGTGGAGACTCCGGAAAGTGCTGACTACGTTGTTGTGAACACCTGCGCCGTAAAGGACCCTACCGAGAAGCACATGAGGGAGCGCATAAAAACGCTCCTTGATTCTGGTAAAAGAGTCATCGTTACGGGTTGCCTCACACACGTCAACCCTGATATAATAGACCCTCGCGTTTCTGGAATACTCGGAGTAAAGAGCATAGACAGAATAGCTGAGGCAATAGACCTTGCCGAGCGCGACGGAAAGCTGGTGAGTGTTGAAGGCTGGCGCGAGAGAAGTCTTGACAAGCTTGGGCTTCCCCGCCTTTGGAGAAGTGGCGTTGCCTTCGTGGTTCCGATAAGCGAGGGCTGCCTCAACGCGTGCACCTACTGTGCAACGCGCTTCGCTCGTGGGGTTCTCACGAGTTACAAACCTGAACTCGTGGTTAAGTGGGTTAAAGATGCTTTGGAGCGTGGATACAGGGAGATACAGCTTTCCAGCGAGGACACTGGCTGCTACGGCTTCGATATTGGGACCAACTTGGCGGAGCTTCTCGATGAGATAACGTCCATAGAAGGACAGTTTAGGATAAGGGTCGGCATGATGAACCCGAACCATGCAATAAATTTCCTTGACGAGCTGATTGAAGCCTATCAGGACAAAAAAGTCTACAAGTTCCTCCACCTGCCTGTTCAGAGCGGAGACAACGAAGTGCTGAGGAGAATGGGGCGCACTTACACCGTTGAGGAGTTCGAGGAGATAGTTAACGAATTCAGAAGGAAGATTCCCGGGCTGAACCTTAACACGGACATCATAGTCGGCTTCCCTGGAGAGACCGAGGAGGCATTCCAGAACACAGTGGAACTGATTAAGATGGTGAGGCCTGATAAGATAAACGTTTCCCGCTATTCGCCGAGACCTGGAACGGTAGCTGCCAAATGGAAGCAGCTGCCCGGCTGGAAGGTCAAGGAGCGCTCTCGCTTGCTCCACAGGCTTAGACTCCAGATCGCCTACGAGATAAACCAGAACTACGTTGGAAGGGAGATTGAGGTTCTCATCCACGGTGAGGGCAAAAAGGGCGGAGTGGAAGGCAGGACTTTCAACTACAAAGACATAATACTTGATGGTGGGGCACCAGGAGAACTGACAAACGCCAGGGTCACTTGGGCAGGTTCCACATATCTTAAAGGCGCTGTTTTATACTGA
- a CDS encoding signal peptidase I, whose product MNVKHRDILSILTYLLLFFVILVVVLKFIFGFQYVVILTDSMKPNINPNDLVVTYPSHNVHIGDIILYNIEIGNSTYRILHRVAEIRTDENGQIYYITKGDNRERPDPWVVYPDQVIGKPLIVIPKVGVIWYYTPFLVLALLLVVIASLAYDLAWAFLEEPSIRPKSKKADLMVTRRKKIKIHYYRRR is encoded by the coding sequence ATGAATGTTAAGCACCGTGATATCCTTTCCATTTTGACTTACCTTCTCCTGTTCTTCGTCATTCTAGTAGTTGTCCTTAAGTTCATCTTCGGCTTTCAGTACGTTGTCATCCTTACTGACTCAATGAAGCCAAACATCAATCCCAACGACCTCGTTGTTACGTATCCCTCTCACAATGTTCACATTGGTGATATTATCCTATACAACATCGAGATTGGAAACTCCACTTATAGAATCCTTCACAGGGTTGCTGAAATCCGCACGGATGAAAACGGACAGATCTATTACATTACTAAGGGAGACAACCGTGAGAGACCTGATCCATGGGTAGTATATCCTGATCAGGTCATAGGCAAGCCCCTGATAGTCATCCCGAAGGTTGGGGTTATCTGGTACTACACGCCCTTCTTGGTGCTCGCCCTTCTCCTGGTCGTCATTGCGTCGCTTGCATATGATCTCGCATGGGCGTTTCTTGAAGAACCTTCAATCCGCCCCAAATCAAAGAAAGCAGACCTGATGGTAACCAGAAGAAAGAAAATAAAGATCCACTACTACAGAAGGCGCTAG
- a CDS encoding cupin domain-containing protein, which produces MFVGHYTEVPEKDTGFEGVTIRWLVSPKLGAKNFAMRYFVLKNGAEISLHSHDWEHEIFIIKGEGIITNGKGEHHVKAGNFLYVPPNEPHGYKALSETFEFLCLIPAKKNAIPEDEWA; this is translated from the coding sequence ATGTTTGTCGGCCACTACACCGAAGTTCCCGAGAAGGACACAGGTTTTGAGGGAGTAACAATTCGGTGGCTCGTTTCCCCGAAGCTCGGGGCCAAGAACTTCGCGATGAGGTATTTCGTCCTCAAGAATGGTGCCGAGATATCCCTCCACAGCCACGACTGGGAGCACGAGATATTCATCATAAAGGGCGAAGGAATAATAACCAACGGGAAGGGAGAGCACCACGTCAAGGCCGGAAACTTCCTCTACGTCCCGCCCAACGAGCCCCACGGCTACAAGGCACTGAGTGAAACCTTCGAGTTCCTCTGTCTGATTCCGGCCAAGAAGAATGCCATCCCGGAAGACGAGTGGGCCTAG
- a CDS encoding metallophosphoesterase family protein, which translates to MRKGTAVLAIVLAFMVLLSGCISSDGTTETSTSPASTSSVPTGAIDFGSYEKGQVLAEWYKIVGEVSKVYVSEGYEDLARHYFPNAQILPAKDYDGGVAILSPADGREVLRGKPILITVNDYFGYIIYKLGIKFVGEDKGIFAGFNQNGKTYYVFTGTSKAGVGAAVEYALELKNGGSVRTDDVLRMGDFEGVVVKVIGDNDWNGIPDEGEHWYLSSFKTMEPFIYYWRVVDGENVTVKGGFISLVNGSTVYIHALGFNVSVEVKDSNGVELTYVVENINPAVIQLPQGAETGETWVKLTTSADFFSLVPKDLGDYKIIAFGDHRSDGGTEVPEVFLKIRDGINNEDAVFVIDGGDLVYSGTVDQWAALLKEWKWNKPIFVAPGNHEYRGEGINVYHQFFGPTDYSFALGDYYYIFMNNIENDYRLSDEQWAWLRDELEMAKEMGKRPVMIMHAPPVDPRSGEDHGMDPSDGKRLLELMREYNAFGIFSHIHMFWNGTIDGVHFIVTGAAGAPLYAAPDEGGFDHYTRLFMAADGSIEVEPVKVES; encoded by the coding sequence ATGCGAAAAGGCACGGCAGTTTTGGCCATTGTACTCGCCTTTATGGTGCTCCTCTCGGGGTGCATAAGCTCTGATGGAACCACTGAAACGTCAACGTCTCCGGCTTCGACTAGTTCTGTCCCCACAGGTGCCATAGACTTTGGAAGCTATGAGAAGGGCCAGGTTCTGGCTGAGTGGTACAAGATAGTGGGTGAAGTCTCAAAGGTCTACGTCAGCGAGGGCTACGAGGATTTGGCCAGGCACTACTTCCCAAACGCTCAAATTCTTCCGGCCAAGGACTATGACGGTGGAGTTGCGATACTCTCCCCCGCCGATGGAAGGGAGGTCCTCAGGGGCAAGCCGATTCTGATAACCGTCAACGACTACTTCGGCTACATCATCTACAAGCTCGGTATCAAGTTCGTCGGGGAAGACAAGGGCATCTTTGCAGGGTTTAACCAGAACGGGAAGACCTACTACGTATTTACCGGGACGAGCAAGGCTGGTGTCGGTGCCGCCGTTGAATACGCGCTGGAACTCAAGAACGGCGGAAGTGTTAGGACGGACGATGTCCTCAGGATGGGTGACTTTGAGGGAGTTGTGGTTAAGGTCATAGGAGACAACGACTGGAACGGAATTCCAGATGAGGGTGAGCACTGGTATCTAAGCTCTTTCAAGACGATGGAGCCATTCATCTACTACTGGCGCGTTGTTGATGGTGAAAACGTCACCGTTAAGGGAGGCTTCATAAGCCTAGTGAACGGTTCCACCGTTTATATCCATGCCCTTGGCTTCAACGTGAGCGTTGAGGTCAAGGACTCGAATGGCGTCGAGTTAACCTATGTAGTGGAGAACATTAACCCGGCGGTTATCCAGCTCCCCCAGGGTGCGGAGACTGGCGAGACATGGGTGAAGCTCACAACCAGTGCCGATTTCTTCAGCCTGGTTCCCAAGGATCTCGGCGATTACAAGATAATAGCCTTCGGCGACCATAGGTCTGATGGAGGCACCGAAGTTCCGGAGGTGTTCCTTAAGATAAGAGATGGGATAAACAACGAAGATGCAGTTTTCGTCATAGATGGCGGAGATCTCGTCTATTCAGGAACCGTCGACCAGTGGGCGGCTTTGCTCAAGGAGTGGAAGTGGAACAAGCCGATATTTGTTGCCCCTGGCAACCATGAATACAGGGGAGAGGGAATAAACGTTTATCACCAGTTCTTCGGCCCGACAGATTACTCCTTTGCCCTCGGCGATTACTACTACATCTTCATGAACAACATCGAGAACGACTACCGCCTGAGCGACGAGCAGTGGGCCTGGCTCCGGGATGAGCTGGAGATGGCCAAGGAAATGGGCAAGAGGCCCGTTATGATCATGCACGCCCCGCCCGTTGATCCAAGATCCGGCGAAGACCACGGTATGGATCCGAGCGACGGAAAGAGACTCCTTGAGCTTATGAGGGAGTACAACGCCTTCGGAATCTTCAGCCACATACACATGTTCTGGAACGGAACCATCGATGGCGTCCACTTCATAGTGACTGGCGCTGCGGGGGCTCCCCTTTACGCCGCTCCAGACGAGGGCGGTTTCGACCACTATACGAGGCTCTTCATGGCTGCCGATGGGAGCATTGAGGTTGAGCCCGTCAAGGTTGAGTCCTGA
- a CDS encoding inorganic phosphate transporter codes for MISVDPWLLITIILGFAMAWAIGANDAANSMSTAVGAKAITPKQAVLIAGVLEFTGAYFFGKSVTETIRKGILYPDKITDPTVLIYGSIAALLAATIWLVVATKFGLPVSTTHSIIGGIAGYGIAYAGLGIVNWDKMAQVVLSWILSPVIGALMAYFIFKALTKSIFESENPVRSARIWSPFWIGMAFVVIGAMFYIKVLHGSDLKTGVIFYGIPLGIIVFIFSYFLIKVRFLSSDPYTGVESIFKKVQVVTSGYVALAHGANDVANAIGPVAAVYAVATMGLAGMQVPVPKWILALGGVGIAVGVATYGYKVMETVGKKITELTNTRGFTIDFSAATVVLVASWLGMPISTTHTVVGAVIGIGFARGVKAINKDIVKDIIISWFVTVPIAAVVSAIIFKVLMVVG; via the coding sequence GTGATAAGCGTGGATCCATGGTTGCTGATAACCATAATCCTCGGTTTTGCCATGGCATGGGCGATAGGTGCCAATGATGCTGCTAATTCCATGAGCACTGCCGTAGGTGCGAAGGCGATAACCCCCAAGCAGGCCGTTTTGATAGCGGGCGTCCTAGAGTTCACTGGCGCATACTTCTTCGGAAAGAGTGTCACCGAGACCATAAGGAAGGGAATACTCTACCCCGACAAAATCACAGATCCAACGGTTCTTATATACGGCTCAATAGCGGCCTTGCTTGCTGCAACTATTTGGCTGGTAGTGGCTACCAAATTCGGACTCCCGGTTTCAACGACGCACTCGATCATAGGTGGCATAGCGGGCTACGGGATAGCCTACGCCGGCCTGGGCATCGTCAACTGGGACAAGATGGCGCAGGTCGTCCTTAGCTGGATATTGTCCCCTGTAATAGGTGCCCTAATGGCTTACTTCATCTTCAAGGCCCTTACCAAGAGCATTTTCGAAAGCGAAAATCCTGTGAGAAGTGCGAGGATATGGTCTCCCTTCTGGATAGGCATGGCCTTCGTGGTCATCGGGGCCATGTTCTACATCAAGGTTCTCCACGGGAGTGACCTCAAGACGGGGGTTATTTTCTATGGAATACCTCTTGGCATAATCGTTTTCATCTTCAGCTACTTCCTCATAAAGGTCCGCTTCCTCTCGAGTGACCCCTACACAGGTGTTGAGAGCATCTTCAAGAAGGTTCAGGTGGTTACCTCCGGCTACGTAGCTTTGGCCCACGGCGCCAACGACGTCGCCAACGCAATAGGTCCGGTAGCCGCTGTTTATGCAGTCGCCACCATGGGCCTGGCCGGAATGCAGGTGCCCGTTCCGAAGTGGATTCTGGCTCTCGGTGGAGTAGGCATAGCGGTTGGCGTTGCCACTTACGGCTACAAAGTTATGGAGACCGTCGGTAAGAAGATAACCGAGCTCACCAACACGAGGGGCTTCACCATTGACTTCTCAGCTGCAACCGTCGTTCTCGTAGCCTCCTGGCTCGGCATGCCGATTTCCACCACTCACACCGTCGTCGGTGCGGTCATAGGCATAGGCTTCGCCCGTGGAGTAAAAGCAATAAACAAGGACATCGTCAAGGATATAATAATCTCCTGGTTCGTCACGGTTCCGATAGCGGCCGTTGTGAGTGCCATTATATTCAAGGTGCTTATGGTGGTGGGGTGA
- a CDS encoding TIGR00153 family protein, which yields MQVWTKLFAKSPFKPLIKHSDVVLQTVETLERALRLWYEENYEEMEKVAIEVDRLEDVADRIKEEIRDSLSSKFLMAVAREDVLIYLHMQDKVADAAEDTAKWLLVKRPKDIPSEVKELILQMGTESIKAAKLVHEAIVQMDRVIESGFIDKEIDREYEIIKAIESVESKLDGLDTKLMQLVFEKENELNWGEGFYILNIARTLSNISDKAKDAAERIRLMMNK from the coding sequence ATGCAGGTCTGGACCAAGCTCTTTGCGAAGAGCCCCTTCAAGCCTTTGATAAAGCACTCCGACGTGGTTCTCCAAACCGTCGAGACCCTCGAGAGGGCCCTCCGCCTCTGGTATGAGGAGAACTACGAGGAGATGGAGAAGGTAGCGATTGAAGTGGACCGCCTCGAGGATGTGGCCGACCGGATAAAGGAGGAGATAAGGGACTCCCTCAGCTCGAAGTTCCTCATGGCCGTTGCGAGGGAAGACGTTCTCATCTACCTCCACATGCAGGACAAGGTGGCCGATGCTGCCGAAGACACCGCCAAGTGGCTCCTTGTCAAGAGACCGAAGGATATTCCATCCGAGGTGAAGGAGTTAATCCTCCAGATGGGGACTGAGAGCATAAAGGCTGCTAAACTAGTCCACGAAGCCATAGTCCAGATGGACAGGGTCATAGAGAGCGGCTTCATCGATAAGGAAATCGATAGGGAGTATGAGATTATCAAGGCCATAGAAAGCGTGGAGAGCAAGCTAGATGGACTCGACACGAAGCTCATGCAGCTCGTCTTTGAGAAGGAGAACGAGCTGAACTGGGGTGAGGGCTTCTACATCCTCAACATAGCGAGAACGCTGAGCAACATCTCGGACAAGGCGAAAGATGCTGCGGAAAGGATAAGGCTCATGATGAACAAGTGA
- a CDS encoding Lrp/AsnC family transcriptional regulator yields MVTAFILMVTAAGKEREVMEKLLAMPEVKEAYVVYGEYDLVVKVETDTLKDLDQFITEKIRKMSEIQMTSTMIAI; encoded by the coding sequence ATGGTGACGGCTTTTATTTTGATGGTTACGGCCGCTGGAAAGGAAAGGGAAGTTATGGAGAAGCTTCTCGCCATGCCCGAGGTCAAGGAGGCATACGTCGTCTACGGCGAGTACGACCTCGTGGTCAAGGTTGAGACCGACACGCTCAAGGATCTGGACCAGTTCATCACTGAGAAAATAAGGAAAATGTCCGAGATACAGATGACCTCGACGATGATAGCCATCTGA
- a CDS encoding serine/threonine protein kinase, whose translation MFDHLISEVWLKRFYSFLKGRGYTEIRSFAKGTTSLIFRAGLGEKIFIVKLQRPDSPRMNFKREAEIIKILEPYEVTPRLVDYGTFEGLEYLIREFAKGEIIFYADVEKRHLFEIAHKTALLDRLGIDHGQIQGGRHIIVGERVWLIDFEKAGFRKPKNLTSAMAMLFLSDNYISRRIRGKFGIDGVFLDGLREELRRYKKTGELSGVFRLLSCL comes from the coding sequence ATGTTCGACCACCTGATAAGTGAAGTCTGGTTAAAGCGCTTTTACTCTTTCCTGAAAGGGCGTGGATACACCGAAATTCGCTCCTTTGCCAAGGGGACGACGAGCCTTATTTTCAGGGCCGGTTTAGGGGAAAAAATCTTTATAGTTAAGCTCCAGCGTCCGGATTCGCCGAGGATGAACTTCAAGAGGGAGGCAGAAATCATCAAGATACTCGAGCCATACGAGGTAACGCCCCGGCTTGTGGACTACGGAACCTTTGAGGGCCTCGAATATCTCATCCGCGAGTTCGCGAAGGGTGAGATAATCTTCTACGCCGACGTTGAAAAGCGCCATCTCTTCGAGATAGCCCATAAAACGGCCCTCCTTGATAGGCTCGGCATAGACCACGGGCAGATACAGGGCGGAAGGCACATAATAGTTGGGGAGCGCGTCTGGCTCATAGACTTCGAGAAGGCCGGCTTCAGGAAGCCCAAGAACCTCACCTCGGCGATGGCCATGCTGTTTCTGAGCGACAATTACATATCGAGAAGGATAAGGGGGAAGTTTGGGATCGACGGGGTTTTTCTTGACGGGCTGAGGGAAGAATTGAGGAGATATAAGAAAACGGGCGAGCTTTCAGGCGTTTTTAGGCTTCTTTCCTGCCTTTAG
- a CDS encoding alpha/beta hydrolase family protein: protein MSSIEWNERTFSRFAYLGDPQIKGDRIAYVLTKANMKDNRYENTVVVEDIETGTRRFIENASMPRFSPDGRKLAFMRPNGEKRTSEIWVADVEMLSAKKVLEAKNVRFIQWNDDSRRFLVVGFKRRDDEDFIFEDDVPVWFDNMGFFDGETTTFWILDTESEEILEEFEKPRFSSGIWHGNAIVVNVPHREEGKPAFFKFTDIYLWRDGDEEKLFEKVSFQAVDSDGKTILLRGKPEKKKLSEHDLLYLYDSELKAINEHLGKNTGQARLDDGRVYFTLYEAGSINLYLWDGDVERITVGEHWVMGFDVDGGKVAMLIETATRLRELYLYDGELKQLTDYNGPLFERLRTFEPRHFRFKSLDLEIDGWYIRPELNEDEKAPVIVFVHGGPKGMYGHYFKYEMQLMASKGYYIVFVNPRGSNGYDEDFALRVLERTGLEDFQDILNGVKKFFELEPTADRERVGITGISYGGFMTNWALTQSDLFKAGISENGISYWLTSYAFSDIGLWFDKEVIGDDPLNNENYRKLSPLFYVENVKAPILLIHSLEDYRCPLDQSVMFYHALKDLSKEAYIAIFKRGAHGHSIRGSPKHRAKRYKLFVEFFERKLKKYEEGFDVEKILKGLE, encoded by the coding sequence ATGAGCAGCATCGAATGGAACGAAAGGACCTTTTCTAGGTTTGCTTACCTGGGCGACCCCCAGATCAAGGGAGATAGGATCGCCTACGTTCTGACCAAGGCCAACATGAAGGACAACAGGTACGAGAATACTGTGGTGGTTGAGGACATCGAAACTGGAACAAGGCGCTTCATCGAGAACGCTTCCATGCCTCGCTTTTCTCCGGATGGCAGGAAGCTCGCCTTCATGAGGCCCAACGGGGAGAAGAGGACTTCCGAGATATGGGTCGCCGACGTTGAAATGCTTAGCGCCAAGAAGGTTCTGGAGGCTAAAAACGTCCGCTTCATCCAGTGGAACGACGATTCCCGGCGTTTCCTTGTTGTAGGCTTCAAGCGCAGGGACGATGAGGACTTCATCTTCGAGGACGATGTCCCTGTGTGGTTCGACAACATGGGCTTCTTCGACGGTGAGACGACCACCTTTTGGATTCTCGACACCGAGAGCGAGGAGATACTCGAGGAGTTTGAGAAGCCGCGCTTCAGTTCGGGTATCTGGCACGGCAACGCCATAGTCGTTAACGTTCCTCACCGCGAGGAGGGCAAGCCCGCCTTCTTCAAGTTCACCGATATTTACCTCTGGCGCGATGGAGATGAGGAGAAACTCTTCGAGAAGGTTTCCTTCCAGGCGGTTGATTCCGACGGCAAAACCATCCTCCTTCGCGGCAAGCCCGAGAAGAAAAAGCTCAGCGAGCACGACTTACTCTACCTCTACGACAGCGAGCTGAAGGCTATAAATGAACACCTCGGCAAGAATACAGGCCAGGCTAGGCTTGACGATGGCAGAGTCTACTTCACCCTCTACGAGGCTGGTAGTATCAACCTCTACCTGTGGGATGGTGATGTTGAGCGGATAACCGTTGGCGAGCACTGGGTCATGGGCTTCGACGTCGACGGTGGAAAGGTTGCGATGCTCATCGAGACTGCAACGCGCTTGAGGGAGCTCTACCTCTACGACGGCGAACTTAAGCAGCTCACAGACTACAACGGGCCGCTCTTTGAGAGGCTCAGGACCTTTGAGCCGAGGCACTTCAGGTTTAAGTCCCTCGACCTCGAGATAGACGGCTGGTACATCAGGCCAGAGCTGAATGAGGACGAGAAGGCCCCGGTCATAGTCTTCGTCCACGGCGGGCCGAAGGGAATGTACGGCCACTACTTCAAGTACGAGATGCAACTGATGGCGAGTAAGGGCTACTACATTGTCTTTGTCAATCCGAGGGGAAGTAATGGCTATGACGAGGACTTTGCGCTGCGCGTCCTTGAAAGGACTGGCTTAGAAGACTTTCAGGATATACTCAACGGGGTGAAGAAGTTCTTCGAGCTCGAGCCAACCGCTGACAGGGAGCGTGTTGGAATAACGGGCATCAGCTACGGCGGATTCATGACCAACTGGGCGCTGACTCAGAGCGACCTCTTCAAGGCCGGGATAAGTGAGAACGGCATAAGCTACTGGCTGACGAGCTACGCCTTCTCCGATATAGGTCTCTGGTTCGACAAGGAGGTAATCGGGGACGACCCGCTGAACAACGAGAACTACAGAAAGCTCAGCCCGCTCTTCTACGTCGAGAACGTTAAGGCACCGATACTGCTCATCCATTCGCTGGAGGACTACCGCTGTCCGCTCGACCAGAGCGTCATGTTCTACCACGCCCTCAAGGACCTCAGCAAGGAGGCTTACATAGCGATATTCAAGCGCGGTGCTCACGGCCACAGCATAAGGGGTTCTCCAAAGCACAGGGCCAAGCGCTACAAGCTCTTCGTGGAGTTCTTCGAGAGGAAGCTCAAGAAGTACGAGGAAGGTTTCGATGTGGAGAAGATTCTGAAGGGCTTAGAGTGA